One window of Candidatus Binataceae bacterium genomic DNA carries:
- the fabF gene encoding beta-ketoacyl-ACP synthase II yields the protein MRRNVDRRVVITGVGLVTPLGIGVEQNWEALMAGRSGIGPITRFKVDDFGSRIAGEVKDFDPLDWIDKKDVKKMDLFIQYAVATAEQAMRQSGLKIDESNADRVGVLIGNGIGGLLTIEENHLSFIDTRLKRITPFFIPKLLSNLAPGQISIRFGARGENVTTTSACASGSHAVGEAFRMIRHGYLDAAITGGAEAALTSLGVGGFIAMRALSTRNDDPQAASRPFDRERDGFVIAEGAAALILEERDAAIARGATILAEIAGYASNADAHHITSPSPEGLGAGKCIRLCLEDGGIGLDEVDYINAHGTSTPQGDVAETQAIKHVFGEHAARIAVSSTKSMTGHTLGAAGAIESVYTITAIQRGMIPPTTNYEYPDPECDLDYVPNQARPARIRIALNNSFGFGGTNTTLAFRPAA from the coding sequence ATGAGACGAAACGTTGATCGCCGCGTGGTGATAACCGGTGTCGGGCTGGTGACGCCGCTCGGCATCGGGGTCGAGCAGAACTGGGAAGCGCTGATGGCGGGTCGCTCCGGCATCGGCCCGATTACCCGCTTCAAGGTCGATGATTTCGGCTCGCGCATCGCCGGCGAGGTGAAGGACTTTGATCCGCTGGACTGGATCGATAAGAAAGACGTCAAGAAAATGGATCTGTTCATCCAGTACGCCGTAGCGACGGCGGAACAGGCGATGCGGCAATCCGGCCTGAAAATTGACGAAAGCAACGCCGATCGCGTTGGGGTGCTGATCGGCAACGGCATCGGCGGACTGCTGACGATCGAAGAGAATCACCTGTCATTCATCGACACGCGACTCAAACGCATCACCCCGTTTTTCATTCCCAAGCTGCTCTCCAATCTGGCGCCCGGGCAGATTTCGATCCGCTTCGGCGCGCGCGGCGAAAATGTCACAACCACCAGCGCTTGCGCCTCGGGTTCGCACGCCGTCGGCGAGGCCTTTCGCATGATTCGTCATGGTTATCTGGACGCTGCGATCACCGGCGGCGCGGAGGCGGCGCTGACTTCGCTCGGGGTCGGCGGCTTTATTGCGATGCGTGCGCTGTCAACACGCAATGACGATCCGCAAGCAGCGAGCCGCCCGTTTGATCGCGAGCGCGACGGCTTCGTCATAGCGGAAGGCGCCGCGGCGCTGATTCTGGAGGAACGCGACGCGGCGATCGCACGCGGCGCCACGATCCTCGCGGAAATCGCGGGCTATGCCTCGAACGCCGACGCCCACCACATCACCTCGCCCTCGCCGGAGGGTTTGGGAGCCGGCAAGTGTATTCGCCTGTGCCTCGAAGACGGCGGCATCGGCCTGGATGAAGTCGATTACATCAACGCCCATGGGACGTCGACGCCGCAGGGCGACGTCGCCGAGACGCAGGCGATCAAGCACGTCTTCGGCGAGCACGCGGCGCGCATCGCGGTGAGCTCCACCAAGTCGATGACCGGGCATACGCTGGGGGCGGCGGGGGCGATCGAATCGGTCTACACGATCACCGCGATTCAGCGCGGGATGATTCCGCCGACGACCAATTATGAATATCCGGATCCAGAATGCGACCTGGATTACGTGCCGAATCAGGCGCGGCCGGCCCGCATACGAATCGCACTGAACAATTCGTTTGGCTTCGGCGGCACCAATACTACACTGGCCTTTCGCCCGGCCGCTTAG
- a CDS encoding thiamine pyrophosphate-binding protein: MAMVSGNELVVRALQDEGVDTVFYLTGGPMVDVAAGCIKAFHSVDVRHEQAAAMAAHAYSRVLGRPGVCFAASGPGTTNLITGVGNAYLDAVPVVALGGASAVAQDGMGAFQEMDQVGMFKPITKFSERVYDTARIPEIINKAFRVATGGQPGPVYVDLPGDVLYKKVEEAEVLFPKRPHAVPRISGDPAMVARAIAMLRDAKRPLVLTGTGILWSCAMKELREFVELSGIPFYTTPQGRGVIEEDHALSFLGARNQAWKEADVVLVVGTRLNFIVGFGLPPRWAEDVKIIQVDISDEEIGRNRAVAVGIVGDAKVVLRQLIDEGRDAFRGAQRTSWLETLRSGDTRAQEKAVALLNSTKQPIHPLRLCKEVRDFMDRDAIIVVDGHEILNFARQSISIHAAGHSVNAGPNGCMGVAVPFGLGAKVAKPDTQVIVLSGDGSFGMNGMEIDTMVRHKIPAIIVISNNGGWAGIGGMDAGRDLGYSRYDKMAEVFGAYGEFVEDPAKIRAALDRAANSGKPAVVNVVTDPHARSSTVSFANYRAI; encoded by the coding sequence ATGGCCATGGTCAGCGGCAACGAACTGGTCGTCCGGGCGCTTCAGGACGAAGGCGTCGATACGGTCTTCTATCTCACGGGCGGGCCGATGGTCGACGTCGCGGCCGGCTGTATCAAGGCCTTTCACTCCGTGGATGTGCGCCATGAGCAGGCCGCCGCGATGGCGGCGCATGCCTACAGTCGCGTGCTCGGGCGTCCGGGCGTCTGCTTTGCGGCCTCCGGACCGGGCACGACCAACCTGATCACCGGGGTTGGCAACGCCTACCTCGACGCAGTTCCCGTGGTTGCACTCGGCGGCGCGAGCGCGGTCGCACAGGACGGGATGGGCGCGTTCCAGGAAATGGATCAGGTGGGGATGTTCAAACCGATCACCAAGTTTTCCGAGCGCGTGTACGACACGGCGCGCATCCCCGAGATCATCAACAAGGCGTTCCGCGTTGCTACCGGCGGGCAACCTGGTCCGGTTTACGTCGATCTGCCGGGCGACGTGCTCTACAAGAAGGTCGAGGAAGCCGAAGTTTTGTTCCCGAAACGGCCGCACGCCGTGCCGCGCATCTCCGGCGATCCCGCGATGGTCGCGCGGGCGATCGCGATGTTGCGTGACGCGAAACGCCCACTCGTCCTAACCGGCACCGGGATCCTCTGGTCGTGCGCGATGAAGGAGCTGCGCGAGTTCGTCGAGCTCAGCGGGATCCCGTTCTACACCACGCCGCAGGGTCGCGGGGTGATCGAGGAAGACCACGCCTTGAGTTTTCTGGGCGCGCGCAATCAGGCGTGGAAAGAGGCCGACGTCGTATTGGTCGTCGGGACCCGGCTCAACTTCATCGTCGGCTTCGGCCTGCCGCCGCGCTGGGCGGAGGACGTCAAGATCATCCAGGTGGATATCTCGGACGAAGAGATCGGCCGCAATCGTGCTGTCGCGGTGGGGATTGTCGGCGACGCGAAGGTGGTGCTGCGCCAGTTGATCGATGAGGGACGCGACGCCTTCCGCGGCGCACAGCGCACCTCGTGGCTCGAAACGCTGCGCAGCGGTGATACGCGCGCCCAGGAGAAGGCCGTCGCGCTGCTGAATTCGACCAAGCAGCCGATTCATCCCTTGCGGTTGTGCAAGGAAGTTCGCGACTTTATGGACCGCGACGCGATCATCGTGGTGGACGGCCACGAGATTCTGAACTTCGCGCGGCAGTCGATTTCAATCCATGCCGCCGGCCACAGCGTCAACGCCGGACCCAATGGCTGTATGGGCGTTGCGGTGCCGTTCGGACTGGGGGCCAAGGTGGCGAAGCCCGACACCCAGGTTATCGTGCTTAGCGGTGACGGCTCCTTTGGGATGAACGGGATGGAGATCGACACGATGGTGCGGCACAAGATTCCGGCGATCATCGTGATCAGCAACAACGGCGGATGGGCGGGGATCGGCGGGATGGACGCGGGCCGCGACCTCGGCTACAGCCGCTACGACAAGATGGCCGAAGTCTTTGGCGCGTATGGCGAGTTCGTCGAAGATCCCGCGAAGATCCGCGCAGCGCTCGATCGCGCAGCGAACTCGGGCAAGCCGGCCGTGGTCAACGTGGTCACCGACCCGCACGCGCGCTCGTCAACGGTTTCGTTCGCGAACTATCGCGCGATCTAA
- a CDS encoding ArsA-related P-loop ATPase, protein MKTAGASADPAEDRDPLRPFDDLLRRRLLLVIGKGGVGRTTVTAAIALAAARRGRRTLMIETDPRVPIAAGYSVRASFKPAQAAPNLWLMLLDRQQSLEEYLGFVVARPLLRAVFASSLYQCFVHAAPAVRELMMMGKIYHEIERRAAPRWELVVVDLPASGQALSMIGMPFAARETFGGNLVGREAAEVATLLRDPDKCAVIAVTTAEPLALTETLEIHRRLAAWQIATAAIVFNRVSAAAFTTADIARLSECRARHPELKHLDDLAAIARAELQRRTRERRALSILRRRIDAPIVQLEEAHSENLSESLAARMADSLDRRAIPTGEA, encoded by the coding sequence TTGAAGACCGCAGGCGCGAGCGCCGATCCCGCTGAAGATCGCGATCCGCTCCGCCCGTTCGACGATTTGCTCCGCCGCCGGCTACTCCTGGTAATCGGCAAAGGCGGAGTAGGTCGCACCACCGTCACCGCCGCGATCGCGCTCGCCGCCGCCAGGCGGGGCCGCCGAACCCTGATGATCGAGACTGATCCGCGCGTCCCGATCGCCGCCGGATATAGTGTCCGCGCCAGCTTCAAACCGGCTCAGGCCGCTCCCAATCTTTGGCTGATGCTGCTGGACCGCCAGCAATCGCTCGAGGAATATCTGGGCTTCGTGGTTGCGCGGCCGCTATTGCGCGCGGTCTTCGCCAGTTCGCTCTACCAGTGCTTCGTTCACGCCGCGCCCGCCGTGCGCGAGCTGATGATGATGGGCAAGATCTATCACGAGATCGAGCGGCGCGCCGCGCCGCGCTGGGAACTGGTCGTCGTCGATCTGCCGGCCAGCGGCCAGGCTCTCAGCATGATCGGGATGCCGTTCGCGGCGCGCGAGACCTTCGGCGGCAATCTGGTGGGACGCGAGGCCGCTGAGGTCGCCACCTTGCTGCGCGACCCCGATAAATGCGCCGTGATCGCGGTGACGACCGCCGAACCGCTCGCGTTGACGGAAACGCTCGAAATCCATCGGCGGCTCGCGGCCTGGCAGATCGCGACCGCGGCGATTGTCTTCAATCGCGTGAGCGCGGCGGCCTTCACGACCGCGGATATTGCTCGGCTGAGCGAGTGCCGCGCGCGGCACCCTGAGCTCAAGCATCTGGATGACTTGGCCGCGATCGCGCGTGCGGAATTGCAGCGCCGGACGCGGGAGCGCCGCGCCCTCAGCATCCTCAGACGGCGGATCGACGCGCCCATCGTGCAACTTGAAGAAGCGCATTCCGAGAATCTGTCCGAGAGCTTGGCCGCGCGGATGGCCGACAGCCTCGATCGTCGCGCAATTCCGACCGGAGAAGCGTGA
- a CDS encoding Smr/MutS family protein, whose amino-acid sequence MGRKRKPDPHEPSPPTEPKAVFKSPFKDLEKLLKGRAPTPPPIANPLPTLLPAAAKTSAPPALDDATLLQQALAGVRRLDGVASDRIAIEPRVTRTIVSEDAEVLAQLSDLVSGQAPFELTETDEYVEGARLGLDPRVVSQLRRGDFATQGHLDLHGLIQPEAKVVLTDFIVESVRKGRRAVLVVHGRGLRSPGGQPVLKHAVAQWLSHGTIGGYVLAFTSARAYDGGAGAVWVLLRRERKRGKFDILQGAKRRD is encoded by the coding sequence ATGGGCAGAAAACGCAAACCGGATCCCCACGAACCATCGCCGCCTACGGAGCCCAAAGCGGTTTTCAAGTCGCCGTTCAAAGACTTGGAGAAATTGCTCAAAGGACGTGCGCCAACGCCGCCGCCGATCGCGAATCCTCTCCCGACCTTGCTGCCTGCTGCCGCGAAAACCTCGGCGCCTCCCGCCCTCGACGACGCGACGCTGCTCCAGCAGGCGCTCGCGGGAGTCCGCCGCCTCGATGGGGTGGCGAGCGATCGTATCGCGATCGAGCCGCGGGTCACCCGCACCATAGTTAGCGAGGACGCCGAGGTGCTCGCGCAACTCTCCGATCTCGTCTCAGGGCAGGCCCCCTTCGAGTTGACCGAGACCGACGAATACGTCGAGGGCGCGCGGCTGGGTCTCGATCCGCGCGTCGTCTCCCAGTTGCGGCGCGGCGACTTCGCCACCCAGGGCCACCTAGACCTCCACGGGCTGATCCAGCCCGAAGCCAAGGTCGTCCTCACCGATTTTATCGTCGAGTCCGTGCGCAAGGGGCGGCGCGCAGTGCTGGTGGTCCATGGCCGCGGACTGCGCTCGCCCGGCGGTCAACCGGTGCTCAAGCATGCCGTCGCGCAATGGCTCTCGCACGGCACGATCGGCGGCTACGTGCTCGCCTTCACCAGCGCGCGCGCCTATGACGGCGGCGCGGGCGCGGTCTGGGTTCTCCTCCGACGCGAGCGTAAGCGCGGCAAGTTCGACATCTTGCAGGGCGCTAAGCGCCGGGACTAA
- a CDS encoding DUF1329 domain-containing protein, translating to MSKIQTLVVGLMLIIPVGAAMGQTISPAPTPAGAAVAPVLNTSSIPVGTVITAQNWNQYRDFMPDGMIKLFAGEYSLKMPPDVQMEIGPTVIHPLPKGYVEATEKYAGQVKLIELPDGGVTLQGYQGGAPFPDAAEPHKGWKILANLWYRYLPYLAVDTHGAGCVTSNGSGNNCKFVNIVDRQLAYLTDPGVPAKTPGSGDAFYSQWLMVTEPEQSRYTATLTISYEDLTRDEDSYIFLPALRRYQPISTLARCAPNQGTDSTQEEYRSGFDSNLTQMKVDYLRPQKIVMLMPANPPAHFPDDFDMPLGWPKPSWGKWQVRDVDVISASKLPSHAEGYCYGKRVLYVDKATAAPLWEDLYDKDLHLWRIYGMFLHPREVPNVGIVDTSEDMIYAFWDVQNSHQTFFLDPSGGEPFYLNEQAPKDYFDLGRYSQPAGLNLIMR from the coding sequence ATGAGCAAGATCCAAACGCTAGTAGTCGGCCTGATGCTTATTATCCCGGTCGGCGCGGCGATGGGCCAAACGATCAGTCCCGCGCCGACTCCGGCTGGCGCGGCGGTAGCGCCGGTTCTGAATACCTCCTCGATCCCGGTTGGGACCGTCATTACCGCGCAGAATTGGAATCAGTACCGGGACTTTATGCCTGACGGCATGATCAAATTGTTTGCCGGGGAATACTCACTCAAGATGCCGCCGGATGTACAGATGGAGATCGGTCCGACGGTCATTCATCCGTTGCCGAAGGGCTACGTCGAAGCAACTGAGAAATATGCCGGCCAGGTCAAACTAATTGAGTTGCCTGATGGCGGGGTCACGCTTCAAGGCTATCAGGGCGGCGCGCCCTTTCCCGATGCAGCTGAACCGCACAAGGGTTGGAAGATTCTGGCTAATCTCTGGTACCGCTATTTGCCCTATCTGGCCGTCGATACCCACGGCGCCGGCTGTGTGACCAGTAATGGGAGTGGAAACAACTGCAAATTTGTTAACATCGTCGATCGGCAATTGGCTTATTTGACCGATCCGGGCGTGCCGGCCAAGACGCCGGGCTCGGGCGATGCATTCTACTCGCAGTGGCTGATGGTGACCGAGCCCGAGCAGAGCCGCTATACCGCCACGCTGACTATCTCATACGAAGACCTGACGCGTGACGAAGACTCTTACATCTTTCTTCCGGCGCTGCGCCGCTACCAGCCGATCTCGACGCTGGCGCGTTGTGCCCCGAACCAAGGGACAGACTCGACCCAGGAAGAATATCGCTCGGGTTTCGATTCAAACCTGACGCAGATGAAGGTCGATTACCTCCGACCGCAAAAAATCGTGATGCTGATGCCGGCCAATCCGCCCGCGCATTTTCCCGATGATTTCGATATGCCGCTCGGCTGGCCAAAACCGTCGTGGGGGAAATGGCAAGTCCGCGACGTCGATGTTATCAGCGCGAGCAAGTTACCGTCCCACGCGGAAGGCTACTGCTACGGCAAGCGCGTGCTGTACGTGGACAAGGCGACGGCCGCGCCGCTGTGGGAGGATCTGTACGACAAGGATCTGCATCTGTGGCGGATTTATGGAATGTTTCTTCATCCGCGGGAGGTGCCGAATGTCGGAATCGTCGATACCTCCGAGGATATGATCTATGCATTCTGGGATGTGCAGAATAGCCATCAGACTTTCTTTCTTGATCCCTCCGGCGGCGAGCCATTTTATCTCAATGAGCAGGCGCCCAAAGACTATTTTGATCTGGGGCGCTACAGCCAGCCGGCGGGACTCAACTTGATAATGCGCTAG
- a CDS encoding acyl-CoA mutase large subunit family protein, producing the protein MPEASEKRGAKPHRDPWIIRTYAGFGDASQANQRFLRNLKEGQRGLSIAFDLPTQNGYDADAPIAAGEVGKAGVSIAHWRDMERLFDGIPLDQINTSMTINSTAPFILALYLVVAEKHGVPWSELRGTTQNDLMKEFVARGTSIFNPEVSFSLSTELISFAVARVPNWNPINCCGYHYMESGAGPVEEIGYAFGNALMILDALRATLAPAAFEQTVRRISFFINSGIELVPEICKVRAYFKLWRELCHDEYGIADVAFRAGCQVRSLTLTEQQPEVNIIRVAYEALPVVLSAAARVNALQLPGFREALALPDEAEQLIGLRTQQVLMHETGIGGYGDIFAGSKVIEKLTDETAEQARKIALDLRARGYARAIATVSTQLTQLLAARQTRLESGEIVQIGVNAFTGEIGLTPPSTAADDRDYAAGAREQIAALTVWRAARDQRVVADAREKLERAVRGNGPAMEPTIALARAGGTVGEWTSTIERATNGRYVPPILDRGATVGQFKVPVVNRRIRIALGKAGLDGHINAVKLLAHACMQAGMEVILAGFKQTPAQLVEAALQEDAEILAISSLAGAHMAIAREAITLLESNGSGHVKLVIGGIVPEQDRQRLLDLGVKAVFTPKDSNLGAIVEKLTALSEPA; encoded by the coding sequence ATGCCCGAAGCCTCAGAGAAGCGCGGCGCCAAGCCGCATCGCGACCCCTGGATCATCCGCACCTATGCGGGCTTCGGCGACGCCAGTCAGGCCAATCAGCGTTTCCTCCGCAATCTGAAGGAGGGGCAGCGCGGGCTCTCGATCGCCTTCGACCTGCCCACGCAGAACGGTTACGACGCCGACGCCCCGATCGCGGCCGGCGAGGTCGGCAAGGCCGGCGTCTCGATCGCGCATTGGCGCGACATGGAACGGCTCTTCGACGGTATCCCGCTCGATCAGATCAACACCTCAATGACGATCAACTCGACCGCGCCGTTCATCCTCGCGCTTTACCTGGTGGTCGCCGAAAAACACGGCGTGCCCTGGAGCGAGCTGCGCGGCACGACTCAGAATGATCTGATGAAGGAGTTCGTCGCACGCGGCACCTCGATCTTCAATCCCGAGGTCTCCTTCAGCCTCTCGACCGAGCTAATCAGTTTCGCGGTCGCGCGCGTACCCAACTGGAATCCGATCAATTGCTGCGGCTATCACTACATGGAGAGCGGCGCCGGGCCCGTCGAGGAGATCGGCTACGCCTTTGGCAACGCCCTGATGATTCTCGACGCCCTGCGCGCGACGCTCGCGCCCGCGGCCTTCGAGCAGACCGTGCGCCGCATTTCGTTTTTCATCAACAGCGGCATCGAGCTGGTGCCCGAGATTTGCAAAGTCCGCGCGTATTTCAAGTTGTGGCGCGAGCTTTGCCACGACGAGTATGGGATCGCCGACGTCGCCTTTCGCGCCGGATGCCAGGTGCGCTCGCTCACGCTCACCGAGCAGCAGCCCGAGGTCAACATCATCCGCGTCGCTTACGAGGCGCTGCCGGTGGTGCTGTCGGCCGCGGCTCGCGTCAATGCCCTGCAATTGCCGGGCTTCCGCGAAGCGCTCGCGCTGCCCGATGAAGCCGAACAGTTGATCGGCCTGCGCACTCAGCAGGTGCTGATGCACGAAACCGGAATCGGCGGTTATGGCGACATTTTTGCCGGCAGCAAGGTTATCGAAAAGCTCACGGATGAAACCGCGGAGCAGGCGCGGAAAATCGCGCTCGACCTGCGGGCGCGCGGTTATGCGCGTGCGATCGCGACGGTGAGCACGCAACTGACTCAGCTTCTGGCGGCGCGGCAGACCCGCCTCGAATCCGGGGAGATCGTCCAAATCGGCGTCAACGCTTTCACCGGCGAGATCGGCCTGACGCCGCCCTCGACCGCCGCGGATGACCGCGACTACGCCGCCGGCGCGCGCGAGCAGATCGCTGCGCTGACGGTGTGGCGCGCAGCGCGTGATCAGCGCGTGGTGGCGGACGCGCGCGAAAAGCTCGAGCGCGCCGTGCGCGGAAACGGCCCGGCGATGGAGCCGACGATCGCGCTGGCGCGCGCCGGCGGTACCGTCGGCGAATGGACCAGCACCATCGAGCGCGCGACCAATGGCCGTTATGTTCCGCCGATTCTCGACCGCGGCGCGACGGTCGGCCAGTTCAAGGTTCCGGTGGTAAATCGCCGCATCCGGATCGCGCTGGGCAAGGCCGGACTCGACGGCCACATCAACGCGGTCAAGTTGCTGGCTCACGCCTGCATGCAGGCCGGGATGGAGGTGATTCTCGCAGGTTTCAAGCAGACGCCTGCGCAGTTGGTCGAGGCCGCCCTACAGGAGGACGCCGAGATCCTGGCCATCAGCAGCCTGGCGGGCGCGCACATGGCGATCGCGCGCGAGGCCATCACGTTGTTGGAGAGCAATGGCAGCGGCCACGTCAAGCTGGTGATTGGCGGAATTGTGCCGGAGCAGGATCGCCAGCGCCTGCTCGACCTCGGGGTCAAGGCCGTCTTCACGCCCAAAGACTCGAACCTCGGCGCGATCGTGGAAAAGCTCACCGCGCTGAGCGAGCCGGCCTAA
- a CDS encoding beta-ketoacyl-ACP synthase III, whose protein sequence is MASRIVATGRATPRTVINNHDLSRRMETTDEWVRTRTGIERRYVIATGESLIEIAAQAAETALARAGLKASELDAIVVGTVSSDFGFPSFACQLQHRLGIDTIPAFDVAAACSGFVYALSVADASMRAGDYARVLVVGADALSTMVDWNDRATAVLFGDGAGAVVLVSEKGDRGVLASLLRAAGAYWDLLYVRNRGVQTTMDAEIRRNNEDAIRMKGPELFKIAVKSMEEVSRKVAERAAVALDEIALIVPHQANLRIINAVAQRLGLGADKVFTNVDRYGNTSAASVPIALDEALEAGRIHERDLVMLNACGGGLTWGANLLRW, encoded by the coding sequence ATGGCTTCGAGAATCGTCGCTACCGGGCGCGCGACGCCGCGCACCGTGATCAATAACCACGACCTTTCGCGGCGGATGGAGACCACCGACGAGTGGGTGCGGACGCGCACCGGCATCGAACGCCGCTATGTCATCGCGACCGGCGAATCATTGATCGAGATTGCGGCGCAGGCGGCGGAGACCGCGCTCGCGCGTGCTGGTCTGAAAGCCTCAGAGCTCGACGCGATCGTGGTCGGCACGGTCTCGTCGGATTTCGGCTTTCCCTCGTTCGCCTGCCAGTTGCAGCATCGGCTCGGAATCGACACGATTCCGGCCTTCGACGTGGCTGCGGCCTGCTCGGGCTTCGTATACGCGCTCAGCGTCGCCGACGCGTCGATGCGCGCGGGCGACTACGCGCGCGTCCTGGTGGTCGGCGCCGACGCGCTCTCGACCATGGTCGATTGGAACGATCGCGCAACCGCGGTGCTCTTTGGCGACGGCGCCGGCGCGGTGGTCCTGGTCAGTGAGAAGGGCGATCGCGGGGTCCTCGCGAGCCTGCTGCGCGCGGCCGGCGCTTACTGGGATTTGCTCTACGTCCGTAATCGCGGCGTGCAGACCACAATGGACGCCGAGATCAGGCGCAACAACGAAGACGCCATCCGGATGAAGGGTCCCGAGTTGTTCAAGATCGCGGTGAAGAGCATGGAAGAGGTCTCGCGCAAGGTGGCCGAGCGCGCCGCCGTGGCGCTCGACGAGATCGCGTTGATCGTGCCGCATCAGGCGAATCTGCGGATCATCAATGCGGTGGCGCAGCGGCTTGGTCTCGGCGCCGACAAGGTCTTCACCAACGTCGATCGTTACGGCAACACGTCAGCGGCGTCGGTGCCGATCGCGCTTGACGAGGCGCTCGAAGCGGGCCGCATCCATGAACGCGACCTCGTGATGCTCAACGCGTGCGGCGGCGGTCTCACCTGGGGCGCCAATCTGCTGCGGTGGTGA
- a CDS encoding aromatic ring-hydroxylating dioxygenase subunit alpha, with product MAAAAARPLANDRKWHDLYPELGTAPVPIAPYVSREYFEREQALIFRKVWLNVARVEQVPKPGDYIVKDLAVCNTSVLIVRGKDGVIRAFHNMCSHRGNKLVPDASGNCPGLFACKFHGWAFGLDGSLRHISDEGSFFNLDRDALGLAPIAVDTWEGFIFINMDPHPSETLTAYLGEFGTGLSGYPFGALAATRFGWNAEVHANWKVLKDAFQEVWHITTLHRRSIPNVFSDSANKYGHALEFKLFPRHGRISMPGNFARKPTPVEGVAARYGSGAVVIRPVDGAVPEGLNPTRDPSWSIDGNAIFPNCLMYVAAQTYLTHTFWPLTENRTLWEVRLYYPKATTLAQRFSQEYSKIMLRDVNMEDGSTLERTQTMLASGARKEIFLQDQELLIRHHHKVAETYLSTPTE from the coding sequence ATGGCTGCTGCTGCCGCTCGACCCCTCGCCAACGACAGAAAATGGCACGACCTCTATCCTGAACTCGGGACTGCGCCGGTTCCGATCGCGCCCTATGTCTCGCGAGAATACTTCGAGCGCGAGCAGGCGCTCATCTTTCGCAAAGTGTGGCTCAACGTCGCCCGCGTCGAGCAGGTCCCGAAGCCGGGCGATTACATCGTGAAAGATCTGGCCGTCTGCAACACGTCGGTTCTAATCGTGCGCGGCAAAGACGGCGTAATCCGCGCCTTTCATAACATGTGTTCGCATCGCGGTAATAAACTCGTCCCCGACGCGAGCGGCAATTGCCCCGGCCTCTTCGCCTGCAAGTTTCACGGATGGGCATTCGGGCTCGACGGTTCGTTGCGCCATATCTCCGATGAGGGGAGTTTTTTCAATCTCGATCGCGACGCGCTCGGCCTCGCACCGATCGCGGTCGATACTTGGGAGGGCTTTATTTTTATCAATATGGATCCACATCCCAGCGAGACCCTGACGGCATATCTCGGCGAGTTCGGGACTGGCCTTAGCGGCTATCCCTTCGGCGCGTTGGCCGCGACGCGTTTTGGGTGGAACGCCGAGGTGCATGCCAACTGGAAGGTCCTCAAGGACGCCTTCCAGGAGGTTTGGCACATCACTACGCTACATCGCCGATCGATCCCCAACGTCTTTTCGGACTCGGCCAACAAATACGGCCATGCGCTGGAATTCAAGCTCTTTCCACGCCACGGACGCATCTCGATGCCCGGGAATTTTGCCCGCAAACCCACGCCGGTCGAAGGCGTTGCGGCTCGCTACGGCTCGGGCGCGGTCGTCATCCGGCCGGTCGATGGCGCCGTGCCCGAAGGGCTGAATCCGACGCGCGATCCCAGTTGGTCGATCGACGGTAACGCGATCTTTCCCAATTGTCTGATGTATGTGGCGGCGCAAACCTATCTGACGCACACCTTCTGGCCGCTGACGGAGAACCGCACATTGTGGGAGGTCCGCCTCTATTATCCCAAGGCGACGACGCTCGCTCAGCGCTTCAGTCAGGAGTACAGCAAGATCATGCTGCGCGATGTGAATATGGAAGACGGCAGTACGCTCGAACGAACGCAGACGATGCTGGCGTCGGGCGCGCGAAAAGAGATCTTCCTGCAGGATCAGGAGCTGCTGATCCGGCATCATCACAAGGTCGCAGAAACCTATTTGAGCACCCCCACCGAATAA
- a CDS encoding VOC family protein encodes MQSDKNPDQQPNIPLRLHHNAYVVRDQRVTRRFYEDLIGLPLAACWTERDEVFGGMRVYCHTFYELADGGALAFFQFESEADYERFGPQFRPTPFVHIALKTTGETQAAIAERLKQAGCEHFVIEHGYCRSMYVTDPDGLNLEFTVDHPKAETIAAERREAVDVDLERWLRGDHSSNNNWRHAENE; translated from the coding sequence ATGCAAAGCGACAAGAACCCGGACCAGCAACCGAATATTCCGCTACGGCTCCATCACAACGCCTATGTAGTGCGCGACCAGCGGGTGACGCGGCGTTTTTATGAAGACCTCATCGGGCTGCCGCTGGCGGCCTGCTGGACCGAGCGCGACGAAGTTTTCGGCGGGATGCGCGTCTATTGCCATACTTTCTACGAGCTCGCCGACGGCGGGGCGCTCGCTTTCTTTCAATTCGAGAGCGAAGCCGATTACGAACGCTTCGGCCCGCAGTTTCGACCGACGCCCTTCGTCCACATCGCGCTCAAGACGACCGGCGAAACTCAGGCCGCGATCGCCGAGCGGCTCAAGCAGGCCGGATGCGAGCACTTTGTCATCGAGCACGGCTACTGCCGCTCGATGTATGTAACTGATCCGGATGGCCTCAATCTCGAGTTCACCGTCGATCATCCAAAGGCCGAGACTATCGCGGCCGAACGGCGCGAAGCAGTTGACGTTGACCTCGAGCGCTGGCTGCGCGGCGACCACAGCAGCAACAACAATTGGCGTCATGCCGAAAATGAATAA